From Pseudanabaena sp. PCC 6802, one genomic window encodes:
- a CDS encoding alginate export family protein, whose product MKPFCSTFLSLLCLTFTPAMLCHRAYADEMVSDEITIVSDILTEPLTTEPLTQERSSESVPAEAIDELPATTQTLTEIPATAVPTGGFLLNPGLLNGERISEVRIYLENPTPDPDRNQKLQEQIAQAFAVRSGDNYNRLFLNAGLQRVEQLAFVKAAQNAFYEVQIPGEVVVVLSVRLKAEAVTKPRETGILVTGDLREFPNLYTNDRATAVAILRGGLSNFSSSNTWFGNAALFTQGNPLARDPARAGTYSWLDSYLEFGVAGITQIDTLPLYVYGSATNIVSTTLQPDLFESNNRIFSGIEDLYGGVLYGYRTDNSRFGINLSAGRQDYRISNGMLFANGAGNGGDRATILSNPRTAFENTVIGRIRWNDLRLEGFYLDPNELPLIDSRTKFVGANLEYDNNRSVQLGLSYIHVPESDSSYFTSTSVFPKKGLNVIYPRVRFSNLFGLDGLWLQAEYAHQWNDSFDMAANAAWGQIGYTIQDLPWTPTLSYRYAYFSGDNPNTSTFERFDPLLSGGSPDTWIQGANLVKLYQNSNLITHQVVLRLRPSQQFDLSLQYIHLSAAELNNLGGAQALSFLESSEIGQELTLTGRYNLSRNFLLYASGSVAFPGAAIQKVVGNNPGPWYFLQLSLLMNF is encoded by the coding sequence ATGAAGCCTTTTTGTTCTACCTTTTTATCGTTGCTTTGCCTGACATTTACTCCTGCGATGCTATGTCATCGCGCATATGCCGACGAAATGGTATCTGACGAAATCACTATCGTCTCAGACATTCTAACTGAACCGCTGACTACTGAACCGCTGACTCAAGAACGTTCCTCAGAATCTGTCCCTGCTGAGGCGATCGATGAACTTCCCGCCACAACCCAAACCTTAACCGAAATTCCGGCTACCGCCGTACCAACGGGGGGCTTTTTGCTGAATCCTGGCCTGCTCAATGGGGAGCGTATTTCAGAAGTTCGGATTTATCTCGAAAACCCCACCCCCGATCCCGATCGCAATCAGAAACTTCAAGAGCAGATTGCACAAGCATTTGCAGTACGGTCAGGAGATAACTACAATCGGCTTTTTCTGAATGCAGGCCTGCAGCGGGTCGAGCAGCTTGCATTTGTGAAAGCCGCGCAGAATGCTTTCTATGAGGTGCAAATTCCCGGTGAGGTAGTGGTCGTTCTCTCAGTGAGATTGAAGGCTGAGGCAGTCACTAAGCCCCGTGAAACAGGTATTCTCGTCACAGGTGATTTGCGAGAATTTCCGAATCTTTATACAAACGATCGCGCCACAGCCGTTGCCATTCTGCGAGGTGGATTGTCCAACTTTAGCAGCAGCAACACCTGGTTCGGCAACGCCGCTCTCTTCACCCAGGGCAATCCCCTTGCTCGCGATCCAGCTCGCGCAGGCACCTATAGCTGGTTGGACAGCTACTTAGAATTCGGCGTTGCGGGCATTACTCAGATCGATACCCTCCCCCTTTATGTCTACGGTAGTGCCACCAATATAGTTTCTACAACGCTTCAGCCCGATTTGTTTGAATCGAACAATCGCATCTTCAGCGGCATTGAAGATCTTTATGGTGGCGTACTTTACGGCTATCGAACCGACAATTCCCGCTTTGGGATTAACCTGTCGGCGGGACGGCAGGATTACCGGATTAGTAACGGCATGTTATTTGCGAACGGAGCGGGGAATGGGGGCGATCGCGCCACGATTCTATCAAACCCACGCACTGCCTTTGAGAATACTGTAATTGGTCGCATTCGCTGGAACGATCTTCGCCTTGAAGGTTTCTATCTCGACCCCAACGAGTTGCCCTTAATTGATAGCCGAACTAAGTTTGTGGGAGCCAATTTAGAATATGACAATAATCGATCTGTGCAACTAGGATTGAGCTATATTCACGTCCCTGAATCTGATTCTTCCTATTTCACCTCGACGAGCGTCTTTCCCAAGAAAGGGCTAAATGTCATTTATCCCCGCGTTCGATTTAGCAATCTATTTGGCCTGGATGGACTCTGGCTTCAAGCTGAATACGCTCATCAGTGGAACGACAGCTTTGATATGGCTGCAAATGCCGCTTGGGGACAAATTGGCTACACCATCCAGGATCTTCCTTGGACTCCTACCCTGAGTTATCGCTATGCCTATTTCAGCGGTGACAATCCCAATACTTCGACCTTTGAGCGGTTCGATCCATTGCTTTCTGGAGGAAGTCCGGATACCTGGATTCAGGGTGCAAATCTAGTCAAACTTTACCAAAACTCCAATTTAATTACCCATCAAGTTGTGTTGCGATTGCGTCCATCTCAACAATTCGATCTATCTCTGCAATACATTCATCTGTCTGCGGCAGAGCTAAACAATTTGGGTGGTGCGCAAGCACTCTCTTTTCTCGAATCGTCCGAGATTGGACAAGAGCTTACACTAACAGGTCGATATAATCTATCTCGCAATTTTCTGTTGTATGCCAGTGGTTCCGTAGCGTTTCCCGGTGCGGCCATTCAGAAAGTGGTGGGCAATAATCCCGGCCCCTGGTATTTTCTGCAACTCTCATTACTCATGAATTTCTAG
- a CDS encoding SDR family NAD(P)-dependent oxidoreductase, with the protein MEPDFSGLNLESPGVKEVLHYFLNRRQFLALGTGSFLAAIALSPPHAQAQNESSSSLIANAVPSQLGENPMVDITPTDPNYFIPNRFRGKTLLITGAATGIGAATAIRAAREGANIVGLDRKEKELNQTISQIKGEGHQAIAILGNVVNTEVCDRSVEEAVRIYGSLDLALNAAGVLDGADPGQPLNFKGQRHLLPKSIHEATDEYWENVLATNTTGVFKSMRAELRQMVKQGKGGAIVNIGSIAGLTGLGGNPAYVASKHGVTGLTRQAAVDYAPRGIRVNSVNMAATATPMTDRASEFVREAQKEAVGSPSPTAMLKTLSLLSASDSQKRMSTVWEQGAIILFLLSADASNLTGCVYATDGGWTAY; encoded by the coding sequence ATGGAACCTGATTTCTCTGGCCTCAATCTGGAAAGTCCGGGTGTTAAAGAAGTTCTTCATTACTTTCTAAATCGTCGTCAATTTCTGGCATTAGGGACGGGGTCGTTTTTGGCAGCGATCGCGCTCTCTCCGCCACACGCCCAGGCTCAGAACGAATCTTCCTCGTCCCTTATTGCTAATGCTGTTCCATCACAACTTGGAGAAAACCCAATGGTTGATATTACCCCTACCGATCCCAACTACTTCATCCCAAATCGCTTTCGGGGCAAAACATTGCTAATCACAGGAGCGGCTACTGGCATTGGAGCCGCAACCGCGATTCGGGCCGCAAGGGAAGGAGCCAATATTGTTGGTTTAGATCGGAAGGAAAAGGAACTCAACCAAACGATTAGCCAGATTAAGGGTGAAGGACATCAGGCGATCGCGATCTTGGGCAATGTGGTGAACACAGAGGTCTGCGATCGCTCAGTGGAGGAGGCCGTGCGGATCTATGGCAGTTTAGACCTCGCACTCAATGCCGCTGGGGTTCTAGACGGTGCCGATCCGGGGCAACCGCTCAATTTTAAGGGACAGCGGCACTTGTTGCCTAAATCTATCCACGAGGCGACAGATGAATACTGGGAAAATGTCCTGGCAACCAACACCACGGGTGTATTCAAATCGATGCGGGCCGAACTGCGCCAGATGGTGAAACAGGGCAAAGGTGGGGCGATCGTCAACATTGGCTCTATTGCCGGGTTAACGGGGTTGGGTGGCAATCCTGCCTATGTTGCCAGCAAACATGGGGTGACTGGGTTAACCCGACAGGCGGCGGTCGATTATGCGCCCAGGGGCATTCGCGTGAATTCGGTAAACATGGCAGCAACAGCAACACCCATGACGGATCGAGCATCCGAGTTTGTCAGAGAGGCACAAAAAGAAGCAGTGGGTAGTCCCAGTCCTACCGCCATGTTGAAAACATTGAGCCTGTTGTCGGCATCCGATTCGCAGAAGCGAATGTCGACCGTTTGGGAACAGGGAGCGATTATCCTGTTTCTGTTGTCTGCGGATGCATCTAACTTGACGGGCTGCGTTTACGCCACAGATGGCGGTTGGACCGCTTATTAA
- a CDS encoding mechanosensitive ion channel family protein has translation MKVTKTIEVFVALALAVFLCLIAAPLAFPQTSPSSQPPTGAVVTLDDKPLFAIEKKALSSSPEKRAQTMKERITTFADDRSISIDSLWTKNIEDSILVGAGDKILIYVSDEDAKVVGKSRQELANEYSQIIREAVRQYREDRSTRSLWLAAIYAVGTTIALIGAIVIWRWKRVTFRINAWLNSERHNRIPSIQFQNFELLSADRITDLCIWLVGLIRSIALLTLLYVYFSFVFSLFPATKHVGATLFSYVDSRLQAAWNAFLAYLPSLLTIVLVAFITYHVLRFLKFIFTAIGKQQLTVPGFYPEWAAPTYKLLTYLIIAMAFAVIFPYIPGSNSASFQGISIFLGVLISIGSSTAVANIVAGIITIYTRAFQIGDRVKIGDIVGDVEAKLLLVTRIRTVNNVLVTLPNSTLLTSNIVNYSALIRDDHAPLILHTTVTLGYDAPWRKIHETLIAAARATTHILDEPSPFVLQTALNDFYVSYELKAYTNHPSKMASIYSELHQNIQDKCNEVGIEICSPHYSALRDGNHNTIPETYLPEGYQAPGFKIDNRSD, from the coding sequence ATGAAGGTGACAAAAACGATTGAAGTATTCGTGGCGTTGGCTCTGGCAGTATTTCTATGCCTGATTGCTGCCCCACTGGCATTCCCCCAAACCAGTCCATCGTCGCAACCGCCTACAGGAGCCGTTGTGACTCTGGACGACAAACCACTGTTCGCGATCGAGAAAAAAGCTCTGTCGTCATCTCCAGAAAAGCGAGCGCAGACAATGAAGGAGCGCATTACCACATTTGCCGACGATCGCTCGATCTCGATCGATTCCCTGTGGACGAAGAATATCGAAGACTCCATCCTGGTTGGTGCAGGTGACAAGATTCTGATTTACGTGTCCGATGAAGATGCCAAGGTAGTAGGTAAATCGCGACAGGAGTTAGCTAATGAGTACTCGCAGATTATCAGAGAAGCCGTACGTCAATACCGAGAAGACCGAAGTACGCGCTCTTTATGGCTGGCGGCAATCTATGCTGTAGGAACAACAATTGCCCTGATCGGCGCGATCGTTATTTGGAGGTGGAAAAGAGTTACGTTTCGCATCAATGCCTGGCTTAATTCCGAGCGCCATAATCGCATTCCCAGCATTCAATTTCAAAATTTCGAGCTGCTGTCCGCCGATCGCATCACTGATTTATGCATCTGGCTAGTGGGGCTAATCCGCTCGATTGCCCTGTTGACACTGCTGTATGTTTATTTCTCCTTTGTCTTTAGCTTGTTCCCTGCGACGAAGCACGTGGGCGCAACACTATTTAGCTATGTCGACAGTAGATTGCAAGCTGCCTGGAATGCTTTCTTGGCATATCTTCCCAGCCTATTAACCATCGTCCTTGTCGCCTTCATAACTTACCACGTTCTCCGTTTCTTAAAGTTTATTTTCACGGCGATCGGCAAGCAGCAACTGACTGTGCCGGGATTTTATCCCGAGTGGGCAGCACCAACCTACAAGCTGCTGACCTATTTAATTATTGCCATGGCTTTTGCCGTTATTTTTCCCTACATCCCAGGCTCCAACTCTGCCTCCTTTCAGGGGATATCAATATTTTTAGGCGTTTTGATCTCAATCGGTTCGTCTACTGCTGTTGCTAACATCGTCGCTGGTATTATTACAATCTACACGAGAGCATTTCAGATCGGCGATCGCGTCAAAATTGGCGATATCGTAGGGGATGTTGAAGCAAAACTCCTGCTGGTAACGCGCATCCGCACGGTGAATAATGTCTTAGTGACGTTGCCAAACTCCACATTATTAACCAGCAATATTGTCAACTACAGCGCCTTAATTCGAGATGACCATGCACCGCTCATTCTCCATACCACAGTCACGCTTGGCTACGATGCCCCGTGGCGCAAAATCCATGAGACTCTGATTGCAGCGGCTCGGGCGACAACGCATATTCTAGACGAACCGTCTCCGTTTGTGCTGCAAACTGCTCTTAATGATTTCTACGTCAGCTACGAACTAAAAGCCTATACCAATCATCCTTCCAAGATGGCCAGCATCTACTCCGAACTCCATCAAAATATTCAAGACAAGTGCAACGAAGTGGGAATTGAAATCTGCTCGCCGCATTACTCGGCACTTCGAGATGGCAATCATAACACCATACCTGAGACTTATCTCCCGGAGGGATATCAAGCTCCTGGCTTTAAAATTGATAACCGATCTGATTGA
- a CDS encoding NF041680 family putative transposase — MISLDKLEQFRKYTYEIIGNGRDALFDLMDAVLTSRSVSSFVELSLSPLFRREWSSIYEALQDSHPPREDLMKQYIQQMPAAEVTILAGDHTAWSRPYAVTLQERTYEHQPQPGVGSKPVTVGQGYSTIAWIPESEGSFALPLRHERITSFENPIQKAASQLRLVCAEIPGTVLFLGDGEYGCAPFLQQTADIPCIKLLRLRPNRVLYHAPKDYEGHGRPHKHGEKFSLKDSDTWSIPQADITIAEPKLGRLQIRRWPNLHLKQAADHPFTLILVERLDMPESKPLWLIWVAKDEPILSEVWQKYLRRFAIEHWYRLVRQRLHWTIPQLSTPAQMETWSDLMPLLTWQLWLARELVQDSPLPWQKPMTKLSPGRVANAFALVLVRIGSPSPDPKPRGKSPGWPLGKKRTQRIRYPTVKKRYAKPLKKASAATA, encoded by the coding sequence ATGATTAGTTTGGATAAACTTGAGCAATTTCGCAAGTACACGTACGAAATTATAGGGAACGGGAGAGATGCGCTGTTCGACTTGATGGATGCGGTACTGACGAGTCGGAGTGTTTCATCGTTTGTGGAACTTTCGTTAAGCCCATTATTTCGGAGGGAGTGGTCGAGTATCTATGAAGCACTGCAAGATAGTCATCCTCCACGTGAAGACTTGATGAAGCAATACATACAGCAAATGCCGGCAGCAGAGGTGACGATATTGGCGGGCGACCATACAGCCTGGTCGCGTCCCTATGCGGTGACATTACAAGAACGCACCTACGAACATCAACCTCAACCGGGAGTAGGAAGCAAACCTGTTACGGTGGGGCAAGGATACAGCACAATTGCCTGGATTCCAGAGTCAGAAGGGAGTTTTGCCTTACCGTTGCGGCATGAGCGGATCACCAGTTTCGAGAACCCGATTCAGAAAGCCGCTAGTCAGTTACGCTTGGTTTGTGCGGAAATTCCTGGGACTGTGCTTTTCCTGGGGGATGGCGAGTATGGGTGCGCACCATTTTTGCAGCAAACAGCAGACATCCCGTGTATCAAGCTGCTCAGGCTACGCCCCAACCGGGTTCTGTATCATGCCCCAAAGGATTACGAGGGGCATGGGCGACCCCATAAGCATGGAGAGAAATTTAGCCTCAAAGACTCTGACACTTGGTCTATTCCCCAAGCAGACATCACAATTGCAGAGCCTAAACTGGGACGATTGCAAATTCGTCGATGGCCAAACCTGCACTTAAAGCAAGCCGCAGACCATCCCTTTACACTCATTCTGGTCGAACGTCTTGATATGCCTGAATCGAAACCCCTGTGGTTGATTTGGGTCGCTAAAGACGAGCCAATCTTGAGTGAGGTATGGCAAAAATATCTGCGCAGATTTGCCATTGAGCATTGGTATCGCTTGGTGCGTCAACGTCTCCATTGGACAATCCCTCAGCTTTCTACCCCTGCTCAGATGGAGACTTGGTCGGACTTGATGCCTTTACTTACTTGGCAATTGTGGCTCGCTCGTGAACTTGTCCAAGACTCTCCTCTGCCTTGGCAGAAACCGATGACTAAATTGTCTCCTGGTCGAGTTGCAAATGCTTTTGCTTTAGTTTTGGTCAGGATTGGCTCTCCTTCCCCTGACCCTAAACCTCGCGGTAAGTCTCCAGGTTGGCCTCTTGGGAAAAAACGAACCCAACGGATTCGTTATCCTACTGTCAAAAAACGCTATGCCAAGCCCCTCAAAAAAGCTTCCGCTGCAACTGCTTAG